Genomic window (Sphingomonas japonica):
CGAGAGGCGCTCCGGGCGCAGGACCTGGTGGTGATTTCCAGGACCGAGATCGATCTCGAAAAGGACCGCCGATGAAGCCGTTTTCGCTGGCGTGGTTTGCCAGCCTGGTCGTCGCGGCGTTGCTCGGAGCGGGCGCGTTCGCACTGCTCCAGCCGCTGGTCGTGCCGTCCGCGGCGCCGGGCTCGGCATCGGTGCGCGAAGCGATCCTTGCCGATCCTGCAATCATTCCCGATGCCATGGAGGCACTGCGCAGCCGCGAGACCGGCAAGGTGATAGCCGCCAACCGCTCGGCGATCGTCGATCCTTTCGGCAATGCCTGGAAAGGCGATCCGGCGGGCGACGTCACCGTCGTCGCCTATATGGACTATGCCTGCGGATATTGCCGTGCCAGCCTGCCGATCCTCGACCAGCTGGTCGCGGCCGACGCCGATGTGAAGATCGTGTTCCGCGAACTGCCGATCCTGTCGGAAGCCAGCCGCCGCGCGGCGCAATGGAGCCTGGCCGCCGCCGAACAGGGCAAGTTCCGGCAATATCACGACATCTTGTTCACGGCCGGGCAACTGAGCGACGCGACCATCGATGCGGCAATTGCCCGCGCCGGGCTCGATCGCGTTCGCGGCGAGCGGGTGGTGCGCTCGGAGGCGGTGCAAGCGGAGATCCAGCGCAACCTCGCGCTGGCGGGACAGCTGGGCATGACCGGAACTCCGGCTTGGGTCGTCGGCGACCGCGTCCTGTCCGGCGCGCTGCCCCTGCAGGCGATGCAAAGCGCGGTGGCATCGGCGCGCAGCGCCGGCTGACCTTGCCGTCAATCCCCCCGGACCCTATCTGGCGCGGACGCGGACATTCGGGGGGGGCATCGCTTGGAACCCATTTTATCGCTTGCCGGTGTCGGCAAGACGTATGGCTCGGGCCATGTCGCCCTGAAGTCGGTCGATCTCGACATCGCGAGGGGCGAGATTTTCGCGTTGCTGGGTCCCAATGGCGCCGGCAAGACCACGCTGATCAGCATCGTGTGTGGCATCGTCAATCCGACCAGCGGCACGATCACCGTCGATGGGCATGACGCGATCCGCGACTATCGCGCCGCGCGCAGCCGCATCGGGCTGGTGCCGCAGGAACTGGCGACCGACGCATTCGAAAGCGTGATCGACACCGTGCGGTTCAGCCGCGGCCTATTCGGAAAGTCCCGCAACGACGCCTATCTCGATCAGCTGCTCAAGGACCTGTCGCTCTACGAAAAGCGCAACGCCAAGATTCTCGAGCTGTCGGGCGGCATGAAGCGCCGCGTGCTGATCGCCAAGGCGCTGAGCCATGAACCCGATATCCTGTTCCTCGACGAACCCAGCGCCGGGGTCGATGTGTCGCTGCGCCGTGACATGTGGAAGCTTGTCCACCGCCTGCGCGACCGCGGCGTGACGATCATCCTCACGACGCATTATATCGAGGAAGCCGAGGAGATGGCGGATCGCGTCGGCGTCATCAACAAGGGCGAACTGTTGCTGGTCGAGCGCAAGACCGAGCTGATGAAGAAGCTCGGCAAGCGCGAGATGGACATCGCCCTCACCGATCCGATGACGGTCGTTCCAGACGAACTGGGCGATTGGCAGCTCAGCCTCGAGGACGAAGGCCACAAATTGCGCTATGTGTTCGATGCGCAGGCGGAAAGGACCGGGATCCCCTCGTTGCTGCGCAAGCTCGGCGAGATCGGCATCGGCTTCAAGGACCTCGAAACGTCCAAATCGAGCCTCGAGGATATTTTCGTCGATCTCGTCCAGGATCGGCAGGGAGCGGCGGCATGAACCTTCACGGCGTCTCGGCGATCTACGTCTTCGAAATGGCGCGGTTCAAGCGCACCATCTGGCAGTCGGTGGTCACGCCGGTGATCACCACCGCGCTCTACTTCATCGTGTTCGGCGGCGCGATCGGCAGCCGGATCGAGAATATCGATGGGGTGAGCTATGGCAGCTTCATCGTTCCCGGCCTTATCATGCTGACTTTGCTCACGCAGAGCCTGTCGAACGCCTCGTTCGGCATCTACTTCCCCAAGTTCACCGGCACGATCTACGAACTGCTTTCGGCGCCGGTATCGACCTTGGAGATGCTGCTGGGCTATGTCGGCGCGGCGGCGACCAAGTCGATGCTGATCGGCCTCATCATCCTGGGTACGGCGACCTTTTTCGTCGACCTGACCATCGCCCATCCGCTGATGATGGTGACGTTCCTGATCCTGACGTCGGTGACGTTCAGCCTGTTCGGCTTCATCATCGGCATCTGGGCCAAGGGCTTCGAGCAATTGTCGCTGGTCCCCGCGCTGCTGATCACACCGCTGACATTCCTGGGCGGCGCATTCTATTCGATCGACATGCTTCCCGAACCGTGGCGCACGGTCAGCCTGTTCAACCCGGTAGTGTATCTGGTCAGCGGGTTCCGCTGGAGCTTCTTCGGCCAGGGCGATGTCGCGGTCGGCGTCAGCCTGGGCGTGACGTTCGCGTTCCTGATGCTTTGCGCAGGGTTGATCGCTTGGATGTTCAAAACGGGGTACCGGCTGAAGGCGTGATAGCCTTCAGTCCAGTCGGTGCTCGCCCTTGACCCAGCGGACGGTGCCGGAGCTCGCGCGCATCACCACGCTTTCGGTGGTCATCACCTTGCCCTTGCGCTTGACGCCTTCGAGCAGCGAGCCATCCGTCACTCCAGTCGCGGCAAAGATGCAGTCGCCGCTCGCCAGGTCCTCGAGGTCGTAGACCTTGTCGAGGTCGGCGATGCCCCATTTCGCCGCACGCGCGCGCTCGTCGTCATTGCGGAAGAACAGCCGCCCCTTGAACTGACCGCCGACGCAGCGCAGCGCTGCCGCCGCCAGCACGCCCTCGGGCGCGCCGCCCTGACCCATATAGACGTCGATCGTGGTGTCGGGATCGCTGGTCGCGATCACAGCCGCCACGTCGCCGTCCGGAATCAGCATGATGCCGCAGCCACAGCCGCGCAGCTCGGCGATCAGCTTTTCGTGACGCGGGCGATCGAGCACGCAGGCGATGATCTGGTCGGGGCGCACGCCCTTGGCCGCGGCGATCGCCTCGACATTCTGGGTCGGCGTCCTGTCGAGATCGATCACGCCCGCCGGATAGCCCGGCCCGACCGCGATCTTGTCCATGTAGACGTCGGGCGCGTTCAGCAGGCAGCCCTCTTCGGCGATCGCCAGCACGGCCAGCGCATTCGGCCCGGCCTTGGCGGTGATCGTGGTTCCTTCCAGCGGATCGAGCGCGATGTCGATCTTGGGCCCCGATCCGATCGCCGATCCGACCTTCTCGCCGATATACAGCATCGGCGCCTCGTCGCGCTCGCCCTCGCCAATGACGACGGTGCCGTCCATGTAGAGCGAATTGAGCGCCTCGCGCATCGCCTCGACCGCGGCGGCATCGGCGGCCTTTTCGTTGCCGCGGCCAACCAGGCTCGACGCCGCGATCGCCGCGGCCTCGGTCACGCGCACCATCTCCAGAACTAGGACGCGATCGAGATTCTGGCTCGCGGTCTGCATGCTATCCACCCCAGGCTTGTTTGAAGCGGCGGATAGGGGAGGGGGACGGGGTTGTCGAGCGGATGCGGGGAAATCAAACGTCGAGGTTGGCCACGCTCAGCGCATTCTCCTGGATGAACTCGCGGCGTGGTTCGACGACGTCGCCCATCAAGCGGGTGAAGATTTCGTCGGCGACATCGGCCTGTTCGATCGCGACACGCAGCATCGACCGGTTCGCCGGGTCGAGCGTGGTTTCCCACAGTTGCTCGGCATTCATCTCGCCCAGCCCCTTGTAGCGTTGGATCGACAGGCCCTTGCGGCCCGCCGCCAAGATCGCCTCAAGCAGCTCGCTCGGTCGCGCGATCAGGCGCTCGCCCTTGGCCAGCGCGGGCAGGTCTTCGCCGTCGGCCGCATCCTCGCCATCGGCTTCCGGTTCGGCTTCCGCCTCGGCTGCAGCCGATGCGCGCACCGGCACCAGCTTGGCGAGCGTCGAATAGCTGTCGGCTTCCTCCGCTGCCAGTGCGTGAAGCTTGCGCCCTTCGGCCGATGCCAGGAACGCCGCCTCGATGATGTGGTGGTCGGTCACCCCGCGCCACACACGCTGGAAATGGAACCCGCCATCCTCGCTCATGCGCGCGGTCCAGCGGGCGTCCTCGTCGGTAGTGTCGAGCTTGCGCGCGACCTCGGCCAGCCGCCCCGCGCGCGTCTCCGCGCTTGCTTCGGGGTCCAGCGCGCCTTCCAGCGCCAGCGCCTCGACGATGCGCGGATCATAGCGGCGAGGAACATAGCGCATCAGCGTGCGCATCCGCCGCGCATGGTCAAGCATCACGCGCAGCCCGGGGCCGGCACGCGTGCCGCTTGCGGTCTCCAGCGCGCTCAACCCGACGCCCGCGGTCACGAGATATTCGTCGAGCGCCGCATCGTCCTTGAGATATACTTCGGACCGCCCCTTGCTCGCCTTGTAGAGCGGCGGCTGGGCGATGAAGAGGTGCCCGGCCTCGATGATCTCGGGCATCTGGCGGTAGAAGAAGGTCAGCAGCAGCGTGCGGATATGCGCGCCGTCGACGTCTGCGTCGGTCATGATGACGATCTTGTGATAGCGCAGCTTCTCGAGATTGAAATCGTCGCGACCGATACCGGTGCCCATCGCCTGGATCAGCGTGCCGATCTCCTTGCTGCCGAGCATCCGGTCAAAGCGCGCACGCTCGACGTTCAGGATCTTGCCGCGCAGGGGCAGGATCGCCTGGAAATGCCGGTCGCGGCCCTGCTTGGCGCTGCCGCCTGCGGAGTCGCCCTCGACCAGGAACAGCTCGGACTTGGCCGGATCGCGTTCCTGGCAATCGGCGAGCTTGCCGGGCAGTGAGGCGATGTCCATCACGCCCTTGCGCCGGGTCAGCTCGCGCGCCTTCTTGGCGGCTTCACGCGCGGCCGCGGCGTCGATGATCTTGGCGACGATCGCCCGCCCATGCGCCGGGTTTTCCTCGAGCCACTCGGCCAGCTTGTCGGCCATCAGCGATTCGAGCGGTTGGCGCACTTCGGATGACACCAATTTGTCCTTGGTCTGTGATCCGAACTTGGGATCGGGTAGCTTGACCGATACGATCGCGGTCAGCCCCTCGCGCATGTCGTCGCCGGTCAGCGACACCTTCTCCTTCTTGAGCAGGCCCGATTTGTCGGCATAGTTGTTGAGCGTGCGCGTCAGCGCGGCGCGGAATGCCGCCAGATGCGTGCCGCCATCGCGCTGCGGGATGTTGTTGGTGAAGGCGAGGACATTCTCGTAATAGCTGTCGTTCCATTCGAGCGCGACGTCGATGACGACATCGTCGCGGTCGCCATGGATGGCGATCGGATCGGGCATCAGCGGCGTCTTGTTGCGATCGAGATATTTGACGAACGCGCCGATGCCGCCTTCGTAGAACAGCTCGACTTCGCGGACGTCCTCGTGCCGGGCATCGCGCAGGAACAGCCGCACGCCGGAGTTGAGGAAGGCCAGTTCGCGATAGCGATGCTCGAGCTTGTCGAAATCGAACTCGATCTGATTGCGGAACGTGCCGCCGTCACCCGGCGCCCGCTCGATCGACGGCCAGAAGGTCACGCGCGTCCCCTTGCGATCGCCGACCGCGTCGCTGACGACTTCCAGCGGCGACACCGCATTGCCGTTCGCAAAACGAATGTAATGCTCGCGTCCGTCGCGCCAGATAGTAAGGTCGAGCCGCTCGCTGAGCGCATTGACCACCGACACGCCGACGCCGTGCAGCCCGCCCGAAACCTTGTAGGCATTGGTGTCCGACGTGTTGTCGAACTTTCCACCCGCGTGGAGCTGGGTCATGATGACCTCGGCGGCCGACACGCCCTCCTCGGCATGAATGCCGGTGGGAATTCCGCGGCCGTTATCCTCGACCGACACCGATCCGTCTGCGTTGAGCGTGATGATGATGCGGTCGCAATGTCCGGCGAGCGCTTCGTCGATGGCATTGTCCGATACTTCGAACACCATGTGGTGCAGGCCCGAGCCGTCGTCGGTGTCGCCGATATACATGCCAGGGCGCTTGCGCACCGCGTCGAGACCCTTGAGCACGCGGATCGACGACGCGCCATAGGCGTTTTCTTCAGGGGGTGTTGCCATGCCGATGATATAGGGTTTGCGGACGTGTAACGAAAGCGAAATACGCGATTTGAACCGGTTTCAGCGGCCAGATTTCACTCCGCGACCGGCACCGTGTCGTACACTTGCACGCGCTGCCACAGCGCCGAGTGCTCCTCGACGAACTGCAGGTGGATCGGATCGACCTGATAGGCTTGCTGATCGGCGGCGCTGTCGAACGTCAGCGTCCACGACACCGAGTAGGAGCCGTCGATGACGTCGCGGTCGGTGCCGGCGGGCTCACCGATCTGATAGCTGCGGATCGTGTCGACTGCCGACAGCTTCTCCAGCGCCGCGACCAGCCGCGCCTTGTCCGCCGCGCTGTCGGAATTCTTCAGCCAGAAAAAGACGTGATGGATGAACCGCGCATCGCGCCGGGCGGTGTCGGTCTTCGACTGCGCGAGCGCTGCTACGGGAAGAGTCGCGGCGGCCAGCGCGAGCAAGGCAGCATGGATCGGGCGCATCGTTCAGGCTCCAGCAACGAGAGGGGGCGATAGCGCGATACCGCTACCGCCCCTCGGTCGCTCGATCAACCGATCGCGATCAGCGCGACTGCGTTGCCGCCCGGTTGCCGCCGGAACGGCCACCGCCGCCGCCTCCGCCGCCCGGACGCCCGCCGCGACGGTTGCCGCCACCGGGACGCGCTGCGCCGCCATGCGCCGGTTTGGCGGCATGCGTCGCACGCGGGCGCCGCGGACCCTGCTCCTGACGCGGGCGATCGGGCCGTTCGGCGGGTACCGGACCGACGCGCGTCGATTTGATCCGATCGATCTCAGCGGTGAAGGTGGCGGGGAGGGCGACCGGCTCGATGCGCTGGCGAGTGAGCTTTTCGATCGTGCGCAGATAGGGCCGCTCATCTTCGGCGCAGAAGCTGAACGCGACGCCTTCGGCACCGGCGCGCGCCGTCCGCCCGATGCGATGGACATATTGCTCGGCCACATTGGGCAGTTCGAAGTTGAGGACGTGGCTGACGCCGGGAACATCGATGCCGCGCGCGGCGATGTCGGTCGCGACCAGCAATTTGACCTTGCCAGAGCGGAATTCGGCGAGCGCCTTTTCGCGCTGCGGCTGGCTCTTGTTGCCGTGGATCGCATTGGCGGCGATGCCGCTTGCCGCCAGCAGCTTCACGACGCGGTCGGCGCCATGCTTAGTGCGAGTGAAGATCAGCGCGCGTTCGATATCGTTGCGCTCGATGAACAGAGTCAGCAGGAACTGCTTTTCGACCTGGTTGACGAAGGTGACATACTGGTCGATCCGCTCGACCGTGGTCGCGGCCGGGGTGACGCGGACCTCGACCGGATCGGTCAGGAACTGGTCGGCCAGATCGCGGATGGTCTTGGGCATCGTCGCCGAGAAGAACAAAGACTGGCGATCGCGCGGCAGCATCGCCACGATCTTGCGCAACGTGTGGATGAAGCCGAGATCGAGCATCTGGTCGGCTTCGTCGAGCACCAGGATCTCGAGATCGGCGAGGCTGAGGCAGCGCTGCTCGATCAGGTCCATCAGGCGCCCTGGCGTCGCCACCAGGATGTCGACGCCCGCCGACGTGTCGCGGCGATTGCGCGCGATCGGGGTGCCGCCGAATACGGTAGCGACGGTCAGCTTGGTGAACTTGGCATAGGCGCGCGCGCTGTCGGCGATCTGGCTGGCAAGTTCGCGCGTCGGCGCGAGCACCAGCATGCGGCAACGCATCGGCTTGCGGCGCTCGTTCGCCTTCACCAGCCGGTCGATCGACGGCAGCATGAATGCCGCGGTCTTGCCGGTTCCGGTCTGGGCGATGCCGAGCAGGTCGTTGCCCTCGAGCAGCGCCGGGATCGACTGAAGCTGGATCGGCGTGGGGGTGTCGTAGTTCTTGAGCGCGAGCGCATCGAGGACGGACTTCGAGAGTCCGAGCGATTGAAAGGTCATGAGTGTCCTGGAATTCGGTGCCGGTGCGCGCGCGGTCTGGGCGCACGACGGGCGGGGTCATAAAAGACGCCCCGCGTGAAATGGGAAGCCGGTGGGAGCGACGCCGAGCTGACTCTGGGGAGCCGATCACGCTGCTGTCGGTAAGCGTCGCTGCGCTGCGGCAAATGGTCGCGATCGGCGCAAAAGTCAAGCGTCTGCAATAACGGAACCGTTTTCAACGACATAGCGCGTAGCAGCCCCGATCGCATCGAACAGTCCTGCCTCGGTTCCGGTCATCCATACCTGCCCCCTGCCCGAAAGCCGGTCGAACAGCGCGGCGCGGCGCAACGGGTCGAGATGCGCCGCCACTTCGTCGAGCAGCAATACCGGCGGCGAGCCGGTGCGATCGGCGACGAGATCGGCGTGCGCCAGAACGATACCGAGCAGCAGAGCCTTTTGCTCGCCGGTCGAACACAGCGCCGCCGCCTGATCCTTGTCGCGGTGGACCACGGCCAAGTCGGCGCGGTGCGGGCCGATCAGCGTCCGGCCGGCGACGGTATCGCGGCGGCGGCCCTCGGCGAGCGCGCGCGCGAGATCCGCGATCGGCTCGCTCTCGATCGCGAGTGCGGCGCGCGCGAACGGGCCGGGCTGCGTGTCGGCCAGCCGCTGCGACAAAAGATCGACCGCGCCGCGCCGGGCCACTTCGATGGCATCGCCATGCTCGGCCATCTGCGCTTCCAATGCAGACAGCCACTCCGGATCGGCAGGACGCTCGTCGGCCAGCAGCCGGTTGCGCGCGCGCATGGCTGCTTCGTAACGCGCGGCATGGTGCGCATGGGCGGGCGCCAGCGCCAGCGTCAGCCGGTCGAGGAAGCGCCGCCGCTCCGACGCGGGTTCGACGAACAGCCGATCCATCGCCGGGGTCAGCCACAGCACGGTCAGCCACTCGGCAAGCGTGGCGGCGGGAGCGGCGGCACCGTTGACGCGGACGATCCTGCGTTCGGGCGCCGACACCAGCGTGCCGGTGCCGATAGCGATGTCGCCGACAAGCTCGGCCGCCACCGAGAAACCGCCGGCGCCGTCTTGTCGCGCGATGCTCGACAGCGGTGCGCGGCGCAGGCCGCGGCCGGGCGCCAGCAGCGACACGGCCTCGAGGATATTGGTCTTGCCCGCGCCGTTCTCTCCGGTCAGCACGACAAAGCCCGGGCCGGCGCGAAGTGCGGCATGAGGGTGGTTGCGAAATTCGGTCAGGGACAGGCTGGTCAGCATCGCCGGGGCTGCCTAGCCGCTAATCGCGGTGATCGGAAATGCCACGCGTGCTGCCGACGCAACCTTACGCCGGTGCGCGGGTTGTTCCGCCAGCAACATGATGGAGCCGAAATGCGTTCGACCACCCTTATTCTTTGTGCGGCACTTGCGTTTGCGACTGTCGCCTGCAGCCAGCCGACGCCGCAGGAGCAGCAGGCCGATCAGATTCGCGACCAGGCGGACGCGCAGGGCGATGCGATCGAGGCCGCGGCCAACGACCGCTCGGCCAAGATGGAAGCCGATGCCGCGGCACTGCTCAACCAGGCCGGTACGTCGCAGAATTTCGATGCTCAGCGGCTTCAGGTGCAGGCGGATGCCCTCAAAAAGCAGGCCGAACTGGTCGAGCAGCAGGCCGAGGCCAAGGCCAAGGCGGTTCGCGCCGCGGGCGAAGCGCAGGCGACTGCCCTGCTCGCGCAATAACGCGTGCGTGCGCGAACATGGATCAGCGCTGATTAATCCTGGCGGGACTATGCTATGGCCGTGAATACCAGTGTCGCCATGAAAGGATGAAGTTGGCCAGTTGCTGCCCGACCCGCAAGATCAGGCCCGGAGCAGGGCGCCCGCGTGATCCCGCGAAGGAAGATGCGATCATGGCCGCCGCGCGCGATTCCTTTTTCGAACGCGGCGTCTCGGCATCGACGATCGAGGACATCGCCCAGCGCGCGGGGGTGTCCAAGGTCACCGTCTATAATCGCTTCGGCGACAAGGACACGTTGTTCGAGCAGGTGGTCCGTGCCGAGACCGGTCGGATGGCCGACGTTCTGGAGGCTGGATTCGATGGATCGGCCTCGTTCGAGGCGCGGGTCAATGCGTATGGCGAATCGCTGCTGGGGTTCATGTTCGCCAAGGATCATGTGGCCTTCGATCGCGTGGTGATGGCCGATCTTGCGCAGAACCCGGCGCTTTGCGAACGCTTCTTCGCCGCCGGACCAGGGCATTGTCGCGGGCGTCTGGCGGAGGTGATCGCGCAGGCACAAAAGGCCGGGCTGGTCGAGGTCGACGATCCCGAGCGCGCTGCCGAGGATCTGACCTCGCTGTGGAAGGGTTTTGCCGATGTCGAGCTGAAGTTCGGCGTGGTCAGCAACGTTTGTGAAGAGACGATTCGCGCCAAGGTGGCCCGCGGGACCAAGGTGTTCCTGCGTGCCTATGCTCCGCGCGCATCGGTCGAAAAGGAGAAGCACGAATGAGGACGCTGCTGGTTTTACTGGGTGGTCTTGCACTGGCGGCATGCGGCGGCGCGCCTGAAGCGACTGCCCCGGCCAACGACGTGGCCGCGACCGACGCAACCGCGCTCAATTTCCAGACCGAAGTCGCCGCATTGTCGCCCGCACAGCGCAACGGCGTGTTCATTCGTGCGATCCGCGACGCCGGGCTGCAATGCCAGGGAGTCGAGACGTCGGTCGAGAACCCGCCGGGCAGTTTCAACTACGCCGTCACCTGTCAGGACGGCAGCAAGCATCAGATCGCGATCGCCGCCAGCGGTGACGCCAAGGTGACCAGCGCGGCCGGAGCGCGGTAGCGCCGCGCCCCCGGCCGGCTCCTGCGCCATCAGCGATGGAAAAGGCCCGCGGCTTCGGGTATAGCGCGCGCCATGCAGACAGTTTCGGACCTCACCATGCCCATTCCCGGGCATATCGATCCCGTGCCGGTTCCGCGTGCGCCGGTGCAACGCGCCGACGGGCGCATCGACCTGCTCGGCCTGTCGAAGGACGATCTGCGCATGGCGCTCGAGACGGCGCAGCTCGAGCCGAAGCAGGCCAAGCTGCGTGCCAAGCAGCTTTGGCACTGGATCTACAATCGCGGAGCGACCGAATTTTCGGTGATGACCGACATTTCCAAGGCGATGCAGCCCTGGCTCGAACAGCGGTTCGTCATCAGCCGTCCCGAAGTGGTCGAGGCGCAGGTGTCGAGCGACGGCACCCGCAAATGGTTGCTTCGCTCGCCCGACGCGCAGGACTATGAAATGGTGTTCATCCCCGACGCCGATCGCGGGACGCTGTGCGTGTCGAGCCAGGTCGGCTGCACGCTCAATTGCCGCTTCTGCGCGACCGGCACGATGCGGCTGGTGCGCAATCTGACCCCCGGCGAGATCGTCGGGCAGGTGATGCTGGCGCGCGACGCGCTGGGCGAGTGGCCGAGCCAGCCCGAGGGGCGGATGCTGACCAACATCGTGATGATGGGGATGGGCGAGCCGCTCTATAATTTTGACCACGTCCGCGATGCGCTCCGGCTAGTGATGGACGGTGATGGGCTTGCGCTGAGCAAGCGCCGCATCACGCTGTCGACCAGCGGCATCGTGCCCATGATGGCGCGGGCGGGTGAGGAGATCGGGGTCAACCTCGCGGTATCGCTGCACGCTGTGACCAAGGAGGTGCGCGACGAGATCGTTCCGATCAACCGCAAATACGGGATCGAGGAACTGCTCCAGGCATGCGCCGACTATCCCGGCGCCAACAATGCCAGGCGCATCACCTTTGAATATGTCATGCTCAAGGACAAGAACGACAGCGATGCCGACGCGCACGAACTGGTGCGGCTGCTCAAGCAGTATCGCCTGCCGGCCAAGGTCAATCTGATCCCGTTCAACCCTTGGCCGGGCGCGCCGTACGAATGTTCGACGCCGGAGCGGATCAAGAGCTTTTCGTCGATCGTGTTTGCGGCAGGCATTTCCGCGCCGGTACGCACCCCGCGCGGCCGCGACATCGACGCCGCCTGCGGCCAGCTCAAGACCGCGTCGCAAAAGACCAGCCGCGCCGAGCTCGATCGGCTGGCGGAGGAGAAGATGGCGGCGCTGGGCTGAGGCCAGCGCAATGCCCGATCTCGCTTCGCTTGCGTTTCCGGCCGCGGCCGGTCTGGTCGGGGGCGCGATGAATGCGCTTGCCGGGGGCGGGACGTTCGCGACGCTGCCCGCGCTGCTTGCGCTCGGCCTGCCTGCCAACATCGCCAACGCCACGTCCAACGTCGCTCTGCTGCCGGGTGCCGCCGCCAGCGCCTGGACGTTTCGCGACGAGCTTGGTCCGATCGCAAAGGTCGCGATCCCGGTGCTCGCGGCGATCACCTTTATCGGCGGGCTGGCGGGCAGCCTGTTGCTG
Coding sequences:
- a CDS encoding TetR/AcrR family transcriptional regulator; this encodes MAAARDSFFERGVSASTIEDIAQRAGVSKVTVYNRFGDKDTLFEQVVRAETGRMADVLEAGFDGSASFEARVNAYGESLLGFMFAKDHVAFDRVVMADLAQNPALCERFFAAGPGHCRGRLAEVIAQAQKAGLVEVDDPERAAEDLTSLWKGFADVELKFGVVSNVCEETIRAKVARGTKVFLRAYAPRASVEKEKHE
- the rlmN gene encoding 23S rRNA (adenine(2503)-C(2))-methyltransferase RlmN; its protein translation is MQTVSDLTMPIPGHIDPVPVPRAPVQRADGRIDLLGLSKDDLRMALETAQLEPKQAKLRAKQLWHWIYNRGATEFSVMTDISKAMQPWLEQRFVISRPEVVEAQVSSDGTRKWLLRSPDAQDYEMVFIPDADRGTLCVSSQVGCTLNCRFCATGTMRLVRNLTPGEIVGQVMLARDALGEWPSQPEGRMLTNIVMMGMGEPLYNFDHVRDALRLVMDGDGLALSKRRITLSTSGIVPMMARAGEEIGVNLAVSLHAVTKEVRDEIVPINRKYGIEELLQACADYPGANNARRITFEYVMLKDKNDSDADAHELVRLLKQYRLPAKVNLIPFNPWPGAPYECSTPERIKSFSSIVFAAGISAPVRTPRGRDIDAACGQLKTASQKTSRAELDRLAEEKMAALG